The sequence ACGCTCGAGTGGCGTGGCGTCGGTTCGCTGGATGGCCTTCCAGGACGTGGTGGCTGCCGTCTGAAGGGCAACCTTTTCTCCCCGGGTCGTTCCGCCGCGGGGACTCATGTCGCTGGTTTCGATAAAGGGCCAGGCGAAGATATACGGAGCGTCTGCTGTTGCTGGCACGCGTGCGTTCTGAGCGGCGCACGCAAAGCTGAACGTGCAGCTCAGGAGAATCGGCACAATGGATCGTGGGAAGTTCATGCTCCAACCTGAAGCAAATGGGAACTTCGTTTGCTCGTAACGGTTTCGTGTTTAGTTCGGGTCTTCTTCCGGGAAGTAGACGGTTACCTGAGCGGTATCCCGCAGGAGGTTTACGGAGCCGACCGAGACCCGCTGGATATTGATTCCGGTTCTGGTGCGCAGATCCTCGATCAAGGCTTCTCGATCGTTGCGTCGAATGATGTCCATATTGTCGTAGGTAACGACACGGCTCTGGTCCCGGCGGAACATGGGCAGGCGCTCGAGCATGGCGGTCAAAAAGACGATCGAGCCATTAACCAGCAGCAATTCGGCGAGACTGACCTTCTTATTGGCCACGGCATTGAGAATCGCCAGGCCAATCACCACAAACATATAGGTCAGGTCCTGTGTCCGAATAGCTTCGGTCCGGTAGCGCAGGATGCCAAAGACGGCGAATAGTCCCAATGCGAAACCCAATTCAATCGGGACTTTACGCAGAAGAAAGCACAGCGCGAAGGTGATCGCGTTGAACATGAAATACGTGAAGATGTACTCGTTCTTTCCGTATCGCCGCACGTAGACGCCCAGAACAATCATGGCCGTGAAGGCCAGGTTCAGAGCGAGGCGAAGCCCTAGTCGTGCAAAACCGGGGAAATCGAAAAAGTCCGGGTATAAGCCCAAGATTTCAGTCATTGTGCATCCTTTGGAGGGAGCGAACTTTCGGCAGATACCTTTGCATCGGAACCGAAGGGAGCAGCAGAGTCGCTGCTGTACAATATTTGCTGATCGACACCGGCAAGACATGCGCTTGTCGGAGCGCGAGCATGACAGGCGAGCGCGCCCGGAACCGGTCCTGCTTGATCTCGGCTATTACCGCACCGGGAATTCGGGCGTCGTCGGATGATTTCTGAAAGGAGAGGTCGAGGTCGAAGGTGGCTCGTTCCATGGTCTCGAGGCCGACCAGAGTAATCCGATGGAAGTCGGTTCGGAGGCTTGGCTGGAGGCTCTCGGCAGCAATCGGATTGTGCTCGTTGATGAAACTGCGTTCGTTGCGGCCGATCGTCTCTTGCAAGAAGGGAATCTGCTGCCGGGCCTTGATCGTTCGGTTGGCATTCGTCTTGTTCTTGATTTCGAGATAGGTCAATTTTCGATCGAGATAGTGACGGATCCGTATTTTATGACGCGGTCGCCTGCCACGGTGGTGCTCGCGGAGGCAATCATAGTTCCGAGTGTCGAAGTAGAGCGTCTTGTATTGGGCGGCTGTCGCTCCTTCGGCCGTCAGTAGCGCGTATTTACCGTGAACTTGGCGCAGGACTTGATGCAGCGCGTCGGAGTTGAGGATGAATTTCGTGTCCACGCGCTGGAGAAGCGCCCGCTCCTCCAGCAGGGCGGCGGTTGCTTCGGGGAATCGCCCCAGAGTTTCCGGCATCCAGTCCGGAAGAGCGGTTTTGGTACTCGTCATGAGGTTCCGAGAACGATCGCGACAGTCCTGCAGGTGTGTACGCAGGCGCCGTGGCATGTGGTTTGTGTGCGATCGGTTTGCATAACGCGAAAGTTGCGGCTCGGGAACAGCCCTAGTATTCCAAAGATAGTACCTTCATCGCAACTCCCGCGTTTTTACGTGGTTGCCTAAAGCAAATCGAGTTCTCAATGCCGCATAATGTTCAACGATCCAATGTCTTTCTTTTTATTTTTTCGCTTCTTCTCGCCGCTTGCGGCCCGGGGCAAGGTGGTGCGCCACCGACCGTTGGCGACGGATCAGGCGACGAGGGGGCCTACCTTTTTGATGACTCGGTTGTGAGAACATACTCGATCGAGGTGAGCGATGAAAATCTGGCGTTTCTGGATTCTTCGCCTGCTCGTGAGGAATATGTGCCGGGAGCGCTGGTTGTCGAAGGCGAACGGATCGACGCTGTAGGCATTCGCTACAAGGGCGGGGTCGGTTCTTTTACCGGATGTGTTGGTGGTGGGCCCGGCGGGATTCTGGATGTTTCGGGTCCGAAGGTTTGTCCGAAGCTGGGCATGAAAATCAGCTTCAACCTTTATGTCGAGGGGCGTCGTTGGAAAGGGCTCAAGAAGCTTCAATTCCATGCCATGAATCAGGACCCGAGCTATATGAAGGAAGCTCTCGGGTACCAGATGTTTCAAGATTTCGGTGTCGGATCTCCCCGAACAGCTTTCGTCAGGCTTGAGATGAACGGCGAGTTCTTTGGCCTCTTCATCCTGATCGAAGAGCTGGACAGCACCTTCACCGAATCCCGCTTTGGAGACATCGAGGGCGGCGAAGGGAATCTCTACAAAGACTATTGGCCCGGACGGCCCGATTTGGCAGAGGGAGCCATCACCGGGATCCGGCCTGACGTGACCCTGAATGGATCCTTGCGCACCAACCGGGAAGAACCAGGGCTGAATCACGATACGATGGTCGGGTTTACTCGCGAATTTCAGGAAGCGCTCAAGATCAGTGAAGAGGCGGTCGACGCGGTCGTCGACCGTTGGATGGACATCGAATACTTCCACAAATACATTGCTGTGGACCGGGCGCTGGAAGCCAACGATGGGCCACTGCATTTCTTTGCTCCAGGACCGGTGGGGTCTGAGTATACGGGGATCGGCTGGAACCATAACTATTATTGGTACGCCGCCTTGGACATCGCCATTCTATGGCCCGTGCCATGGGATCTGGATCTCACGCTGGGTGCCGGAATTACCGATGCCTGGATCCAGGATGAGTGGAACGACCTTGAGGCGCCGTGTCTTCTCAAGGCGAATATCTTGCCATTTTTTCCACCGAGTATTCCCCCCGCCTGCGACGAACTGGTCCGAAGTCTCGCGAGGCGCGGAGCAGCCTATCGCAAGGTCGTTGTGGCGATGCTCGAGGGGCCCTTCTCGGATAGAGTTGTGCTTGGGAAAATAGCTCGCTGGGAGGAACTGCTGGCCCCCTACGTGGTCGAGGAAGTCGAGGCCGGGATCCGACGAGGTCGAGGCAATCTGGCACGATGGCAAGGCGAGGTGCAGCGATTACGTGACCATTTGGCCACTCGACGTGTCGAGATCGCAGCCAGCATCGACTACTGAAGATCCGGAACAAGCTATGTCCGATAGATATTTCCCGCTCAAATCGATTGCTTTTCTTTTTTTTCTGGTGCTTTCCGCTTGCGGCCCGGGGCAAGGAGGCGCACCCCCGAGTGTCGGGGACGGCTCGTCGGACGAGGCCGCATATCTTTTTGACGATTCCGTTGTGCGTACATATTCAATCGAGTTGAGCGAGGAGAATCGTGAGTTTCTCGATGCCGCTCCGGCTCGAGAGGAATACGTATCCGGTTCAATTGTTGTTGATGGAGAACGGATCGGCCCGGTCGGCGTCCGATACAAGGGCAGTGTGGGCTCCTTTGCCGGTTGCGTGGCCGGCGGGGCCGGTGGGCTTACGGATGTGTCAGGGCCGAAGGTCTGCCCGAAACTCGGAATCAAGGTCAGCTTTAATCAATTTGTGCAGGATGGTCGCTGGAAGGGCCTCAAGAAGCTCCAATTCCACGCGATGAATCAGGACCCCACCTATATGAAGGAAGCTCTGGGGTACTCGATGTTTCAGGATTTCGGAGTCGCGTCGTCGCGGGTCGCATTCGTACGGTTGGAGATCAACAACGAATTCATTGGCATCTTCGTCTTGATCGAGGAGCTCGATAGTCGCTTTGCCGAGTCCCGTTTTGGTGAAGTCGAGGGTGGGGAAGGAAATCTCTACAAGGACTTCTGGCCGAGTCGCCCCAGTCCGGAAGCGGACTTCATTAATACGATCCGAGCGGAATTCGGGGCGGGTGTAGACACGGCTATTCGGACCAACCGGTCCGAAGCGACGCTGAACCACGACGTCATGTCCGGCTTTATCACCGAGTTTCAGGCAGCGCGGGCGATTGGCCCCGATGCGGTCGATCGTGTTGTCGATCGCTGGATGGACGTCGATTATATCCTGAGATATTTTGCCGTCGATCGAGCCCTTGAAGCGGACGACGGTCCGATGCATTTCATCGCTTTCGGTGCGGCCGGCGATCCCTACAACGGGCAAGCCTGGAATCACAACTACTATTGGTACGCCGCGTTTGAGGAAGAATTCCTCTGGCCGGTCCCTTGGGATATGGACAATAGCCTTGGCTCGCCCCTCGTGGACTCATGGGTGGATGTCCCCTGGAATGATCTTGATCTCGAATGCGTACTCATTCCCCATTCGGTGGGCTTCCCACCGGTGCCTACAATGCCGCCGGCCTGTGACCCTCTGATCCGCAGCCTCGCTCGGCGGCAAGAGCCCTATCGCAAGATTGTGGAAGAAATGCTTGCAGGTCCGTTTTCGGAGCAGGTGGTGAACGGAAAGCTGGATCGCTGGGAGCAATTGCTGACGCCTCACGTCGCCGATGAGGTTCGGTTGCGAATCCGTCGCGGCAGCGATGTTGCGGATTGGCAGCGCCTGATCGAGCAGCTGCGAGAGTATCTGGCAATGCGGCGCGCGGAGATTGCAGCCACCATCAATTTCGTGGATCCTACGGGATCTTTCAAGCAGGACTCGGACTGAAATCCGAGATCGCAAGGAGCAGATTCATGAGAATCATCTCGCAAAAGCGAGTGGCTACGCCCGGATATGTGGCATTTTGCATGTCGTTTGTCTTGTTTTCCCTTTTTCTGGCACCGCCGGCAGCTTCCGCTGACGAGGTGCCGCCGCTGGGTGCGAGCGCTGACCTGACTCAGGCCGCCACGACGAAAGAGGTGGCCGCGGAGTCATCCACCGAAAAGTCGGCGGTGAAAAAGAAGAAATCAAAAAAAGGTAAAAAGAACGACTTCCGCGTCTATTGGAAGAACGGCGTTCGCTTCCGCAGCAATAGCAAAAACTTCCGGTTTCGTATTGGCGGCAGCATGCAACTCGACGCCGGAATTTTGACGCCGAGCAAAGCTTTGCAGCAGGAGTTTGACATTGACTCCTTGCAGAACAACGTGCGCTTTCGACGGGCGCGCTTGAAGGTCGAAGGGACGTTGTACAAGATCTTCGATTTCAAATTCCAGTATGGATTCGTCGACGGTAAGGACGGATTCCGCGACATGTATGTCGCCGTAAAAAAGGTTCCATTGCTCCAGCGGATTCAAGTTGGTCAGTTCAAGGAGCCGTTCTCTTTGGAGCGCATGACCTCCAGCAACAACGTGACCTTCATGGAGCGAAGCCTTCAGTCGCGCCTCGAGCCGCGCCGCAATCCGGGCATCGCCGCTTTCATGCATTTCTTCGACAAGCGAATGACGGCAGCAGCCGGCGCTTTTCGGATTGTCGACGACCTTGGGGATACCTTCGATAGCGGTTCCTCCTACAGCCTGGCCGCTCGTGTGACCGGTCTGCCCTGGTATGACAAGAAGGGCGAGCAGTTCCTGCATCTCGGCCTGTCCTACGCTTTTGATTTTCACAACGGAGATGAGATCCGGGTTCGCCAGCGACCGTCGACCCAATTCGGCCCCCGTCTGGTCGATACCGGAAAATTCATCACCAACGATATTACCTACCTGGATCCCGAAATTGCTCTCGTTCTCGGACCACTATCCTTCCAGGCGGAGTATTTGCATGCGTTCCTGAACCAGCAATATATCGGCGACCCGCAGTTCTCGGGATGGTATGTCGAGACCAGCTACTTCCTGACAGGGGAGCACCGGCCCTACAACCGGAAAAAAGCCAAGTTCAAGCGACTGAAGCCGATCAACGACTTTGGTTGGGGCGATGGTTCCGGTTGGGGCGCCTTTCAAGTTGCAGCGCGGTTCTCTCAACTCGATCTGAATTCCGGCGATATCGAGGGTGGCCGCATGGAAGATGTGACGCTCGGACTGAACTGGTACCTGAACCCGGCCGTTCGCGTGATGTTCAACTACGTCTATGGAGATCGAATCGACGAGCCGGGCACCGAGAACGTGTACCAGATGCGTTTTCAGACGGCTTTCTAGGAACTCTCGAAGCCTGCCGTGCGCGTCGCCGCGCGCGGCAGGCTCCACCTGCGTGCGTGAGCCACAGGGCTCGCCCAAGGTCCTTTGAGAGGCTGGCTGGCCCTTCAGGCCAAGCGCCCGGGACGTCTCGGGGCCGATGGGCAACGCTACTCCCCATCTGATCCCATCGTGGGGTGGTTCGCCATGCTTTTCGATGGGATATAAGACTTCGTCATGCGAGTGCTGCGAAATTTGGCCCTGGTAATCGGTGGATTGATTCTGGGAAGCTTTTTGATTGGTTCTTCCGTTCTCATGGTCCGCTGGGTGCAGGTGAAAACCTTTCCGCAGCCACCGTCGACGGAACATCTGCCGCAGAAAGCGGCGTATCTGGACTCGCTGGGGGGTACGGACCTCGCGACCGCACCGAATATCGTGATCATTTTTTTTGATGATCTTGGCTACGGCGACCTCTCGATGAACGGTAATGCGTTGATCGATACGCCACGAATCGACACTTTGGCAGGTGAGGGCATTCAACTTACCAACTTCTATGCGCCGACGTCGGTGTGTACGCCCTCCCGCGCGGCCTTGCTGACGGGCCGGTTCCCCATCCGGTCAGGCACTCAGGGGCATGTCTTTTTCCCGGACGAGTCACCGATCGGGACGCTCCGGCGGGTGATCGGTGTGGGCAACGAACTGCCGGCCGACGAGATTACCGTCGCGGAAGCGTTAGGCGCAGCCGGTTATGCCACCGGCATGATCGGGAAATGGCATCTCGGCGCGCTACCGGGGTATCACCCCAACGATTTCGGGTTCGACTCTTATTATGGCGTGCATTGGAGCAATGATATGCAGCCGTTGCATATCTATCGGGACCGAGAAATCGAAGTCGCGGATACCACAGAGGTCTCGAATCCGATGAATGCCTTTCGTGATGAGGACGAGCCCTTCACGCGCGATCGCGAGGTAGATCAATCCCGGCTCACGCGACGCTATACCGAGGAGGCGGTGACGTTTATCGAGAAGCATCGCGACGAACCCTTCTTCCTCTACCTTGCGCATTCCTTTCCGCATGTGCCGCATTTTCCGGATCCGGAATTTGCAGGGCAGTCTCGCGGGGGACCTTACGGCGACGTTGTCGAGGACCTCGATCGTTCCACCGGAGCGATCGTCGATGCAATCGACCGGCTTGGTCTGGCTGAGAATACCCTCGTGATTGTGACCAGCGATAACGGCCCGGATTACGATGGAAGCCCGGGCGGATTGCGCGGTCGCAAGGGCGATACCTACGAGGGTGGGCAACTGGTTCCCTTCATCGCACGCTGGCCGGGCGTGCTGGGGGCAGGCGGTGTGATTTCCGGCATGAGCATGAATACGGACTTGCTGCCCACGATCCTTGGGCTAGCAGGAGTGCCACTTCCAGCCGACCGCATCATCGATGGCGAAGATGTTTTTGCGATGTGGCAAGGCGGAGCGACCTCGCCACACGAAGTGCTTTTCTATTTCCCGGTCTGGGGCGATGCCCCCGTGGCGGCGCGTGACGACAAGTTCAAATACCGTCTGGCAACCGGTCAAAGTGGTCGGTCCAAGCCGACGCTCACGGCGCTGGGTCAGGACCAGGAGAACCACAATCTCATCAAGCGTTTCCCGGAGCAGGCCGCCAGGCTGTCAGAGCAGTTGTCCCGCAGGACTTCCGAGCTGGAAGCGAACCCGCGTGGTTGGCGATAGACCCCAAGCCGCGCGCGGGCTCCGTTCTGTCGCTGCAGAGTGTATCAAAAAGTATAGGTCAACTCGGCGCCGAATGTCCGCGGGACGCCATAGCCTTTGACGATCAACCCCATAGGTCCGACGAGCGGTACGGCACTGTTGACGTATATCTTGTCCCCGAGGTTGCGCCCCCAAAGGGCGATTTGCGCCTGGTTGTCGAGAAAATCATAGCTCAGGCGGGCATTCACCAAGCCATAGCCTCCTTGCCGGGCGGCGGGGATCTCTGGTTCGGCAAACCTCTCGGCGGCTCGGTATGCCCACTCGATGCGTGGTGTGATATATCCGCTCGCCCAGGCTGGACCTTCTACTGGAATCGAGTACTGCCCGGCGAGAAAGGTGTTGAATTTCGGCGTACGGATGAACCGCTGGCCGGAGCGGTCGAGAGGGTCGCTTCCGCCGCGTGCATCAACGGCATCGGGAAATTCGTCGTAGCGTGCGTCGAGAGTGCCGACGAGCCCACTGATTAAAACGCCCTCGATCGGAATCCATTGGAACTCGGCCTCGACACCCTGAATGGTGGCTCTGGCCGCATTCTGCGTCAGCAGCCTTGTCGTGATTTGATCGTTGGCTTCAAGAATAGTCTGGAAACTGTTGCGCTGGATATCCTCGTAGGAACTCTGAAACAGAGATAGATTAAACGTCAGACGCCCATCGACGGCGATGGTTTTGGCGCCGATCTCGAAGTTGTCGAGGCTCTCGGGTCCGTAGGGAATCAGTCCGTCTTCGGGCGATGCGGCAAGGGCGGCGTTGAGACCGCCACCTTTGAAGCCCCGGGCCCAGGTGAAGTAGCCCATCAAATGGTCGATACCGCCCCTCTCCAGAATGGGCTCGGGCGCGAAGAGGGCGAGGCTGGCCATCGGCGACCAGGATGAAAAAGAGGCCTGCCCAGAGGGGTCCAGAGTGATTTTCCCATCTGGCTCAGTGGCGAAGTTGCGATTGATTTGTGACGCGCGCTTCTTGTCCTCGGTGTAGCGAAGGCCCGCGGTCAGACTCAACCAATCCGTGGGCGCCACGGTGCTCTGGGCGAAAAGGGCCCAAGTGAAATTATTCGTGAGGATCTGGTTAGCCGTTTTCTGGTTGACGACAGGGACCGATAGGCCGTTGGTCCGGTCGGCGCTTTCCCAGAAGAAAAATGCACCTGCGACCAGATTGATGCGATCTTCCCATGCTGTGGCCGCCAGTTGGGCTTCCTGCTGGATTTGCTGCGCCTGGCCGGCTTCACCATTGACTCCGCCACCGCCAAAGTTGGCGACGCGAATGACCGCGAATTCCGTTGCATCGACATCCAGCATGCTGGGGCTGAGCTGCCGCCTCCAAGAGGTGATCGACTTGGCGACGATCCCCGAGAAGGGCCCCGCGTCGCCAATCGCCCAGGCAATATTGGCCCAAGTTCCCCAAGACGAAGAGGCCGCGATCTGGTTGACGTTCGCGGCAATCTCGTAAGGCTTTGTGGAGTTGCAGTTGTCCCAGAAGCCGGGCTCAAGATTTCCCAGGCCGCTGCGCTGCACTTCAACGCATTGTCCAAGGGGGTCATGAACATGATCCTTGAACCAGCTTCCGGTTATATCGATCGTGATGTCCTCAGTGGGCAGGAAGCGCAGGGAGCCGATGAAGCTCAACCCATTTTCCTCGCCCCACCAAGCGTCACGTGTCTTGTTGTAGACGTAGCCATCGCGATTGCGGCTGGAGAACGTCACGCGGGAAAACAGCTTGTCCTCGAACCAGCCGATGTCGATCGGGACGTTCAGGCTGACCCGTGTTCGAATGGCGCCGAGGTTCCCGGGCCGGACTGAAATCAAGCCACTCAATTCGTCGCTCGGTTTGATCGTGGTGACGCTGACCGCACCGCCGACAGTATTTTTTCCGAACAAGGTTCCCTGCGGACCCCGAAGGACCTGTACGGACTCAATATCGACGACATCAAAGATCGAGGCTTGGGCGCGGGGGAGGTAGACGCCGTCGATGTAGAGACCGACACCCGGGTCGAAGGCCACGCCCACGCCTGGCGTGCCGACGCCGCGGATCGAAATCTGAGCTGCCTGATTTCCGGCGCCGGTTTGGATGGTCAGGTTGGGGGAGAGTTCCTGAATTTGGTCGATTGTGGTGATGCTGGAGTTCTCGAGGCTGGCTGCCGAAATCGCGGTGATGGCAATCGGTGTGTCTTCAAGAAATTCTTCTCGCTTGCGCGCGGTGACGACGATCTCTTCAATTCGGGAAAGAGACTGTATGGCCGCAGGCGCTTCGGACGCGCCGCTGGCAATCGCTCCGTCATCTTCTTCCATGACTGAAGGCTGCACCGGCAGGGAGCCGAGGACGGCCGCGGATTCATCCTCCGTGCCGGTTGCGATCCCGCTTCCTGAAAAGACTGCCAAAATCGACAAAAACATCCCAGTCCTGAGTTGACGCATCATGGTTTTCTCCTTGAGCGCGCATTCTTATCGCGATCAAACTTGTGGTTCCAGAACGGCGCCGCATTATTCGTGCGGTCGTACCTTCGGCCAAAGCTGTCCGATCTTGCTCGAACGCGGCCAGTTTGGCACCCGGCGATGAGGAGGGTGGCAGGTCACCGGTGGCGCGAAAATCCCGTTCCAGAAACCTCTGGATGGCGCGTAAATTCCATGGTTAGAAAGATTCCAGCATGGAACTCGATTTTGAAACAGTCGTGGTGGGTGCCGGCGTCAGCGGAATTGGTGCGGGCATTGAACTTCTGAAGAACGATTTTGATTCGTTCGTCATTCTGGAGAGGGCGCAGGACCTTGGTGGCACCTGGCGCGACAATTCATACCCCGGCATTGCTGTGGATATTCCGAGTATTGCCTATTGCTTTTCGTTCGAGATGGACCATCCCTGGTCGCGGACCTATGCTCCTGGCGCCGAAATTCAGGACTACCTCCGGCACTGTTCGGAAAAATACGAGATCGACAAGCATATCGAGTACGGGGTTGGCGTCTCGAAGATCGAATTTGATGCGAAGACCAATACCTGGACCACGCAGGCCGATGGCGGACGTGTCTACCGGTCGCGGTATGTGATTGCCGCGACAGGAATCCTCAGTCAGCCGAAGCTCCCGGAGATCGAAGGCTTGGAGAATTTTTCCGGTAAGTCGATGCATACCGCCCGGTGGGATCACGATCACGATTTGGGTGGCGAGAGGGTCGGCGTTATCGGTACGGGAGCCTCGGCCGTTCAGATTGTTCCGAGCATCGCCCCCGACGTGGGACGCCTCGCCGTGTTCCAGCGTACCCCGATCTGGGTCGGACCGAAGGATGATGAAGCGATTGCGGCCGAGGATCGAAAAGGCTTCCGCTTCAGCCAGATGGGATTACGGGTTCGACGATTTTTCACGGAACTTGGTTTCGAGATCGGAACGTACCTGGTCGTGAATTACCAGAAGCGAAAGTCGTTCGTTCGCCAAGGCGAAGCGCGATTGGTGAAATACGTTCGTCAGGTGGTGAAGGATCCGGCGCTGCAAGAAAAACTGCTTCCGAACTATGGTCTGGGTTGCAAGCGTCCGGCATTTTCGAATGAATATCTCCAGACCTTCAATCGAGAAAACGTGGATCTGGTTACCTCGGGGATTACTCGGATTACCGAATCCGGGGTGATGACCGATGACGGCGTGCATCATGAACTGGACACCTTGATCTTGAGTACGGGTTTCAAGACCTTCGAGAAAGGTAACGCGCCCAGCTTTGAGGTGGTTGGTCTCGACGAAGTGGAGCTTGGCCAGTTCTGGCACGATAATCGATACCAATCTTATGCCGGTATCGCGGTGCCCGGGTTCCCGAATTTCTTTCTGACCGTTGGGCCTTATTCGGGCGGCTTCAATTGGTTCACGATGTTGGATGCACATTTGAAATACATTTTGCGGTGCATGCGCCGGGCGCGTTCGGGGGGCACTTCTCGTGTCGAGGTGCGGCGCGAGGCCCATGACGAATATTTCGAGATGATGCTCCGCGAGGCCGAGGATACTGTCTTCAAGGATCCCGCCTGCGTAACGGCCCGCAGCTATTATATTGATCGTCATGGAGATGCCTCTGTCGGGTTGCCGAGAACGCCCTGGTGGAGGGCGCTTCGAGTGCGGTTCTCGAACTTGAATGTGTTCCGATTCGAGAGCTGACCTGCCTGCTAGATGGCGATTTCGGCGTGCCCGTCGCGTTGGGAGCATGCCCCGATGGCCGTGATTGCGAGGCCGAATGCAAAAACTCCGGATATTCGGTCGCTCAGAGGATTGAATGGTAAAACAGTCGAGCGCAGTGGGTCAGGGTCGTGTTACGATTTGCAAGAATCGAGACCGACTGACCGGTCGGGACGTCGAGCAATCGTGGAGAAAGTTCTATGAGATTCTTGAAGTTGAGAAACATTCTATCGGCGTCAGCCATGGTGCTCGTCGTCTCGTCTTGCGGCGGTAGCAGCGACAATCAGCTGACGCTTCAGGTGCCAGAGGTACCAGAGGTGCCCGACAACCCCGTCGAGCCCGTCGAGCCCGAGGTCCCGGCCGAACCTGAAGTCCCGGAATCTCCGGAATGTGCCGGCGAGGTTTATGCCAGTACATTCGATGCTGTCCAGAAAGTCATTTTCGACCGTTACCAATGCGTGGGTTGCCATAGTGGCGACAACGCAAGTGGCGATCTGGATCTCACGCCGGAGTTCGCCTACGAGAATCTGATGGAGGTTCCTTCGGTGGGCTCGAATTTTGCGCGGGTGTACCCGGGCTCTCGCGAGCGCAGCTCCTTGTGGCTCAAGATGTATGGTCACGTCGATCCCTCGATTACCAGTCTTGCCTTGATGCCGCCGTCCGGTCCTGTTCCGGAGGACTGGGAATTCGAGCTGTTGCGGCAATGGCTGGTCGCTGGTGCGCCGGAGACCGGCGTGGTTCTGGGCACGGAGGAACTGCTGCCCGGTTGCCTCTCGGAGCCGACA is a genomic window of Candidatus Binatia bacterium containing:
- a CDS encoding DUF4956 domain-containing protein; translated protein: MTEILGLYPDFFDFPGFARLGLRLALNLAFTAMIVLGVYVRRYGKNEYIFTYFMFNAITFALCFLLRKVPIELGFALGLFAVFGILRYRTEAIRTQDLTYMFVVIGLAILNAVANKKVSLAELLLVNGSIVFLTAMLERLPMFRRDQSRVVTYDNMDIIRRNDREALIEDLRTRTGINIQRVSVGSVNLLRDTAQVTVYFPEEDPN
- a CDS encoding polyphosphate polymerase domain-containing protein, producing MTSTKTALPDWMPETLGRFPEATAALLEERALLQRVDTKFILNSDALHQVLRQVHGKYALLTAEGATAAQYKTLYFDTRNYDCLREHHRGRRPRHKIRIRHYLDRKLTYLEIKNKTNANRTIKARQQIPFLQETIGRNERSFINEHNPIAAESLQPSLRTDFHRITLVGLETMERATFDLDLSFQKSSDDARIPGAVIAEIKQDRFRARSPVMLALRQAHVLPVSISKYCTAATLLLPSVPMQRYLPKVRSLQRMHND
- a CDS encoding CotH kinase family protein, with amino-acid sequence MPHNVQRSNVFLFIFSLLLAACGPGQGGAPPTVGDGSGDEGAYLFDDSVVRTYSIEVSDENLAFLDSSPAREEYVPGALVVEGERIDAVGIRYKGGVGSFTGCVGGGPGGILDVSGPKVCPKLGMKISFNLYVEGRRWKGLKKLQFHAMNQDPSYMKEALGYQMFQDFGVGSPRTAFVRLEMNGEFFGLFILIEELDSTFTESRFGDIEGGEGNLYKDYWPGRPDLAEGAITGIRPDVTLNGSLRTNREEPGLNHDTMVGFTREFQEALKISEEAVDAVVDRWMDIEYFHKYIAVDRALEANDGPLHFFAPGPVGSEYTGIGWNHNYYWYAALDIAILWPVPWDLDLTLGAGITDAWIQDEWNDLEAPCLLKANILPFFPPSIPPACDELVRSLARRGAAYRKVVVAMLEGPFSDRVVLGKIARWEELLAPYVVEEVEAGIRRGRGNLARWQGEVQRLRDHLATRRVEIAASIDY
- a CDS encoding CotH kinase family protein; this encodes MSDRYFPLKSIAFLFFLVLSACGPGQGGAPPSVGDGSSDEAAYLFDDSVVRTYSIELSEENREFLDAAPAREEYVSGSIVVDGERIGPVGVRYKGSVGSFAGCVAGGAGGLTDVSGPKVCPKLGIKVSFNQFVQDGRWKGLKKLQFHAMNQDPTYMKEALGYSMFQDFGVASSRVAFVRLEINNEFIGIFVLIEELDSRFAESRFGEVEGGEGNLYKDFWPSRPSPEADFINTIRAEFGAGVDTAIRTNRSEATLNHDVMSGFITEFQAARAIGPDAVDRVVDRWMDVDYILRYFAVDRALEADDGPMHFIAFGAAGDPYNGQAWNHNYYWYAAFEEEFLWPVPWDMDNSLGSPLVDSWVDVPWNDLDLECVLIPHSVGFPPVPTMPPACDPLIRSLARRQEPYRKIVEEMLAGPFSEQVVNGKLDRWEQLLTPHVADEVRLRIRRGSDVADWQRLIEQLREYLAMRRAEIAATINFVDPTGSFKQDSD
- a CDS encoding porin — protein: MRIISQKRVATPGYVAFCMSFVLFSLFLAPPAASADEVPPLGASADLTQAATTKEVAAESSTEKSAVKKKKSKKGKKNDFRVYWKNGVRFRSNSKNFRFRIGGSMQLDAGILTPSKALQQEFDIDSLQNNVRFRRARLKVEGTLYKIFDFKFQYGFVDGKDGFRDMYVAVKKVPLLQRIQVGQFKEPFSLERMTSSNNVTFMERSLQSRLEPRRNPGIAAFMHFFDKRMTAAAGAFRIVDDLGDTFDSGSSYSLAARVTGLPWYDKKGEQFLHLGLSYAFDFHNGDEIRVRQRPSTQFGPRLVDTGKFITNDITYLDPEIALVLGPLSFQAEYLHAFLNQQYIGDPQFSGWYVETSYFLTGEHRPYNRKKAKFKRLKPINDFGWGDGSGWGAFQVAARFSQLDLNSGDIEGGRMEDVTLGLNWYLNPAVRVMFNYVYGDRIDEPGTENVYQMRFQTAF
- a CDS encoding sulfatase, whose protein sequence is MRVLRNLALVIGGLILGSFLIGSSVLMVRWVQVKTFPQPPSTEHLPQKAAYLDSLGGTDLATAPNIVIIFFDDLGYGDLSMNGNALIDTPRIDTLAGEGIQLTNFYAPTSVCTPSRAALLTGRFPIRSGTQGHVFFPDESPIGTLRRVIGVGNELPADEITVAEALGAAGYATGMIGKWHLGALPGYHPNDFGFDSYYGVHWSNDMQPLHIYRDREIEVADTTEVSNPMNAFRDEDEPFTRDREVDQSRLTRRYTEEAVTFIEKHRDEPFFLYLAHSFPHVPHFPDPEFAGQSRGGPYGDVVEDLDRSTGAIVDAIDRLGLAENTLVIVTSDNGPDYDGSPGGLRGRKGDTYEGGQLVPFIARWPGVLGAGGVISGMSMNTDLLPTILGLAGVPLPADRIIDGEDVFAMWQGGATSPHEVLFYFPVWGDAPVAARDDKFKYRLATGQSGRSKPTLTALGQDQENHNLIKRFPEQAARLSEQLSRRTSELEANPRGWR